A region from the Halobacillus mangrovi genome encodes:
- a CDS encoding alpha/beta fold hydrolase, giving the protein MKEGYVKVNDVNLHYVTEGEGELMLFLHGFPYFWYNWHHQLEEFSKDYRVVAVDMRGYNLSDKPEGVSSYDMSILVEDVKQLIEAFGEKECILVAHDWGGAIAWKFVYTEPEYIKKLIMFDAPHPYTFRRELEENPGQREASSYMGYFQRSDSHDKLLENNAERLRKMMTIPGRRKGYLSKEDEQKYIDSWMQPEAMKSMLNYYRAASFYPFEEHVKKPLELPYEMFESPTLIIWGDADPAFENSNLDGVEDYVRDLTVHRMEGVSHAPHHEKPEVVNRYMRDFLETKK; this is encoded by the coding sequence ATGAAAGAAGGCTATGTGAAAGTCAATGACGTCAATCTTCATTATGTCACAGAAGGAGAAGGCGAACTTATGCTGTTTCTCCATGGTTTCCCTTACTTCTGGTACAACTGGCATCATCAATTGGAGGAATTCTCGAAGGATTATCGAGTTGTTGCGGTGGATATGAGAGGGTACAATCTGTCAGATAAGCCAGAAGGGGTTTCCTCTTACGATATGTCCATCCTGGTTGAGGACGTGAAGCAGCTGATTGAAGCTTTTGGAGAGAAGGAATGCATATTAGTCGCTCATGACTGGGGCGGTGCGATTGCGTGGAAGTTTGTTTATACGGAACCTGAATACATTAAGAAACTGATCATGTTCGATGCTCCTCATCCGTACACATTTAGACGGGAACTAGAGGAGAATCCCGGGCAGCGGGAAGCAAGCAGTTATATGGGCTACTTCCAGCGCTCTGACTCTCATGACAAACTGCTGGAAAACAACGCCGAGCGGTTAAGAAAAATGATGACAATACCTGGACGGAGAAAAGGGTATTTGTCCAAAGAAGATGAACAGAAGTACATAGATTCGTGGATGCAGCCGGAGGCGATGAAGTCGATGCTGAATTATTACCGTGCGGCTTCTTTCTATCCGTTTGAGGAGCATGTTAAAAAGCCGCTGGAATTGCCTTATGAAATGTTTGAGTCCCCGACGTTAATCATTTGGGGCGATGCGGATCCCGCTTTTGAAAACAGCAACTTGGATGGGGTGGAAGACTATGTGCGTGACCTTACTGTTCACCGAATGGAAGGGGTAAGCCATGCCCCGCATCACGAAAAGCCGGAAGTGGTGAACCGTTATATGCGCGATTTTTTAGAAACAAAGAAATGA
- the atzF gene encoding allophanate hydrolase, producing MSTIPKGLTIHWLQENYQKGQVTPREVINEIIDRSKKEESMNIWITPPSMERIEYYLERLSFIDPAEAPLWGIPFAIKDNIDLKDVPTTAGCKDYAYIPKEHATVVDRLIRAGAIPVGKANLDQFATGLVGTRSPYGETYNAIREEMISGGSSSGSAVAVARGQAAFSLGTDTAGSGRVPAALNNLVGYKPSLGAWSKKGVVPACESIDTVSIFAHTLNDALVVDKQVRTKDASDPWSKEMPVSKESNLKKICLPSEPLDFYGNYEREYKKTWEETVEKIKTLHIPIEYVDTKLFQQAAEILYGGPWISERWAALGKFIESTPNAVHPVTEKVLRSGAPDQYDAASLFGAIHQLQSLKREAEELLQDCVLVMPTCGGTWTREEVRRDPVSTNSDMGRYTNHCNLLDLAAVAIPSGEAAGGLPFGVTLFSLSDQEALMVEAADLFMNSSSTHKKPLMSEDSIDFVVCGLHMRGYPLEEQMIECGAQFVKEEKTAPSYQLIKLPGHPSKPGMIKQSESGTSIEVEVWKMPLKSLGQFITSIPAPLGIGKVELQDGNEVSGFICEGYAEHSAEDISQLGGWRQF from the coding sequence TTGAGTACGATTCCTAAGGGGTTGACCATTCATTGGCTACAGGAAAATTACCAAAAAGGGCAAGTCACACCTCGTGAAGTGATCAATGAAATTATAGATCGTTCTAAGAAGGAGGAATCCATGAACATATGGATCACTCCGCCTAGTATGGAGCGGATTGAATATTATCTAGAACGTTTATCCTTCATCGACCCAGCTGAGGCTCCTCTATGGGGGATACCCTTTGCCATCAAAGACAATATTGATTTAAAAGATGTGCCCACGACAGCCGGATGCAAGGACTATGCTTATATACCGAAAGAACATGCAACCGTCGTAGACCGATTGATTCGTGCCGGGGCTATTCCGGTTGGAAAAGCCAACCTTGACCAATTCGCAACAGGGCTTGTAGGAACAAGAAGTCCATATGGAGAAACGTACAACGCCATTCGTGAGGAAATGATCAGCGGCGGCTCGAGTTCAGGCTCGGCTGTAGCAGTCGCCCGGGGCCAGGCTGCCTTCTCTTTAGGAACGGATACGGCCGGTTCCGGGCGCGTTCCGGCGGCCTTGAATAATCTAGTAGGATATAAACCTAGTTTAGGAGCCTGGTCGAAAAAAGGGGTGGTCCCAGCTTGTGAAAGCATCGATACAGTTTCTATATTTGCTCATACGTTGAATGACGCGCTTGTTGTTGATAAGCAGGTAAGAACAAAAGACGCTTCTGATCCATGGTCGAAAGAGATGCCCGTATCAAAAGAATCGAATTTAAAGAAGATTTGTCTTCCTAGTGAGCCCCTTGATTTTTATGGAAATTATGAACGCGAATATAAGAAAACATGGGAAGAGACTGTGGAAAAAATAAAAACACTTCATATTCCTATAGAGTATGTGGATACAAAATTATTTCAACAAGCTGCAGAAATTCTCTATGGAGGGCCTTGGATTTCAGAAAGATGGGCCGCTTTAGGGAAGTTTATAGAATCAACCCCAAATGCTGTCCATCCGGTGACAGAAAAAGTCTTGCGTTCGGGTGCTCCTGACCAGTATGATGCAGCTTCCTTGTTTGGTGCGATCCATCAATTGCAATCATTAAAACGGGAAGCAGAAGAGTTGCTTCAAGACTGTGTTCTGGTCATGCCTACTTGCGGAGGAACGTGGACAAGGGAAGAAGTCAGACGTGATCCTGTATCAACGAACAGTGATATGGGCCGTTATACGAATCATTGCAATCTGCTCGATTTGGCTGCAGTGGCAATTCCTTCAGGCGAAGCGGCTGGCGGCCTTCCGTTTGGAGTTACGCTGTTTAGTTTGTCCGACCAGGAAGCATTAATGGTTGAAGCGGCAGATTTATTTATGAACTCTTCCTCGACACATAAAAAGCCACTTATGAGTGAGGACAGTATCGACTTCGTGGTATGTGGTCTTCATATGAGAGGCTACCCTTTAGAAGAACAAATGATTGAATGCGGCGCTCAGTTTGTAAAAGAAGAGAAAACGGCTCCCAGCTACCAGCTTATAAAACTGCCTGGTCATCCTTCCAAACCGGGAATGATTAAGCAGTCAGAGAGTGGAACGAGTATTGAAGTGGAAGTATGGAAAATGCCTCTCAAATCCTTAGGTCAATTTATCACTTCTATCCCTGCTCCTTTAGGGATAGGAAAAGTGGAACTTCAAGATGGGAACGAGGTGTCAGGATTTATTTGTGAAGGGTATGCAGAACATTCGGCCGAGGACATATCACAATTAGGTGGCTGGAGACAGTTTTAA
- a CDS encoding DUF420 domain-containing protein gives MTTTKKEFNYVPWVVGLSIAINAIVVALLFIPKFEPQTGFDVTILPLLNAVLNSFTFVFLLAALYMILKKNVKWHKRFIFAAFTTTALFLVSYLTYHSMASSTSYGGEGILQTIYYFILITHIMLAAVIVPLALLTLARGLTMKVEKHRKIARWTMPLWLYVSLTGVLVYLMISPYY, from the coding sequence GTGACTACAACAAAGAAAGAATTCAACTATGTACCTTGGGTTGTCGGCTTATCGATCGCCATCAACGCGATTGTCGTCGCCCTGTTATTTATACCGAAGTTTGAACCGCAAACGGGCTTTGATGTGACGATCCTGCCGCTGCTGAACGCTGTATTAAACTCGTTTACGTTCGTGTTTCTATTAGCGGCTTTGTATATGATCCTTAAGAAAAATGTGAAGTGGCATAAACGCTTTATCTTTGCTGCCTTCACAACAACGGCTTTATTTCTTGTTTCCTATTTAACGTACCACTCCATGGCTTCCTCGACGTCCTATGGCGGCGAAGGCATCCTGCAGACCATCTATTACTTTATTTTGATCACCCATATTATGCTTGCTGCTGTGATCGTGCCGCTTGCGTTACTAACGCTTGCCCGTGGATTGACGATGAAGGTGGAAAAGCACCGTAAGATTGCCCGCTGGACGATGCCGTTATGGCTATATGTAAGCTTAACAGGGGTGCTCGTGTACTTGATGATTTCCCCTTATTATTAA
- a CDS encoding immunoglobulin domain-containing family protein: protein MEIKKHLKPLLVLGILLLSVGCTNSEETGTHADENDSEQNIRSFLNELLNGPSEEQEQLLKGPGSEGDLKEFTEKLGEYKVKHIKPYLSVETNGTFHFLRIAQENDYELKVEDITLEERESYYKFTVNVSYTHNKRNESKTMNAKGHAQTNEEGKITSIQYINFEEFRAALENK from the coding sequence ATGGAAATCAAGAAACACTTGAAGCCTTTATTGGTGTTAGGAATTCTACTGCTATCTGTGGGCTGCACAAATTCCGAAGAAACAGGAACCCATGCAGACGAAAACGATAGCGAACAAAACATTCGAAGCTTTTTAAATGAACTCTTGAATGGACCTAGTGAGGAACAAGAACAGTTACTAAAAGGTCCTGGTTCTGAGGGAGATTTGAAAGAGTTCACCGAGAAGCTCGGTGAATATAAAGTGAAGCATATCAAACCGTACCTAAGTGTAGAAACGAACGGGACATTTCATTTCCTACGAATCGCGCAAGAAAATGATTATGAGTTAAAAGTTGAAGATATAACGCTTGAAGAAAGAGAAAGCTATTACAAATTCACTGTGAACGTATCTTATACGCATAATAAAAGGAATGAAAGTAAAACAATGAATGCTAAGGGTCACGCACAAACGAATGAAGAGGGTAAAATCACGAGTATTCAATATATCAATTTTGAAGAGTTTCGCGCCGCCTTAGAAAATAAATGA
- a CDS encoding phosphorothioated DNA-binding restriction endonuclease: MHKETLINKIENIRTASNNGVRAPHKPLLLLYALGCYHQGRTSIPFKEAHPKLKYLLKEYGRPVKQIQTSNPFVRLKNDGIWEIAPYVNHTSNFSDQKLLRNQTHGSFTPEVLNLLDMHQDLHITIAMIILDLHFPETYHEELLEEIGLAINYGIRMFRKRNSTFRKRVLQAYEDQCAVCGFHASIHNKSIGLEAAHIKWHQAYGPDTESNGLALCSLHHRLFDKGIFTIDQDVIWISPVAKGGGMFKQMVTDFHRCKIHKPQSSLYLPNPDFTAWHVQEVFKQYEAK, from the coding sequence ATGCATAAAGAGACCCTAATAAATAAAATCGAGAATATAAGAACGGCTTCCAACAACGGTGTACGTGCGCCCCACAAACCATTACTCCTCCTCTATGCACTGGGGTGCTATCACCAGGGGCGTACATCAATTCCTTTCAAAGAAGCACATCCAAAATTAAAATACCTTCTCAAAGAATACGGACGTCCAGTCAAGCAGATCCAGACATCTAATCCGTTTGTCCGTTTGAAAAATGATGGCATCTGGGAGATTGCCCCCTATGTGAACCACACTTCCAACTTTTCGGATCAAAAGCTTTTAAGAAACCAAACTCACGGATCGTTTACTCCTGAAGTCCTGAATTTACTGGATATGCACCAGGATCTACATATAACGATAGCTATGATCATTTTAGACCTTCATTTTCCTGAAACTTATCACGAGGAGTTACTTGAAGAGATTGGACTTGCGATAAACTATGGGATCAGGATGTTTCGCAAACGGAATTCCACCTTCCGGAAAAGGGTTTTACAGGCTTATGAAGACCAATGTGCCGTTTGTGGATTTCATGCCTCGATTCATAACAAATCCATAGGCTTAGAAGCAGCGCACATTAAATGGCATCAAGCTTATGGACCGGATACAGAATCCAATGGTCTTGCGCTTTGTTCCCTCCACCACCGTTTATTTGATAAAGGGATCTTCACCATTGATCAGGATGTTATATGGATCTCCCCTGTTGCCAAAGGCGGAGGGATGTTTAAACAAATGGTGACTGATTTTCATCGATGTAAAATACACAAACCTCAATCCTCGCTATACCTTCCTAATCCAGACTTTACCGCCTGGCACGTACAGGAAGTATTCAAACAATATGAAGCAAAATAA
- a CDS encoding aldo/keto reductase: MKSLEDALKHRVGLGTAPLGNMFRAVPEEEAQTTIQTAWDQGVRYFDTAPFYGAGLAEMRLGEVLSHYDRDEYVLSTKVGRYITEETEEKEGLFEDARANKVITDYTEDATKRSIEQSLERLKTDRLDMVFVHDVSPDFHGDEWIAKFDEARKGAFRVLSQLREEGVIRGWGLGVNTTEPIELAMELEETRPDVCLSATQYTLLNHDRALERMMKSAEEKDVDIVVGSPYNSGVLLGGDHYNYAKAGSDIISRVNQLKEIGQKYDVPLKAAALQFSIAHPAVKSVIPGSTRPDRIKEDLEMIQRDIPKEFWEELVNRGFVSEHAPLPVHSR, encoded by the coding sequence ATGAAATCTCTTGAAGATGCTTTAAAACATAGAGTAGGACTAGGTACAGCTCCTTTAGGAAATATGTTCAGGGCCGTCCCTGAAGAAGAAGCACAGACGACAATTCAAACCGCCTGGGATCAGGGCGTACGATATTTTGATACCGCTCCTTTTTACGGTGCAGGCTTAGCTGAGATGCGTCTTGGTGAAGTGCTCTCTCATTATGATCGCGATGAATATGTGTTAAGCACGAAAGTCGGCCGCTATATTACCGAGGAGACGGAGGAAAAAGAAGGGCTGTTCGAGGATGCCCGTGCCAACAAGGTGATCACGGATTACACCGAAGACGCGACAAAACGGTCGATTGAACAAAGTCTTGAACGTCTGAAGACCGATCGATTAGACATGGTCTTCGTTCACGATGTGTCACCTGATTTTCACGGTGACGAGTGGATCGCTAAATTCGATGAAGCGAGAAAAGGTGCCTTTCGTGTGCTTTCTCAACTTCGTGAAGAGGGTGTGATTCGTGGATGGGGACTTGGCGTGAATACGACAGAACCAATCGAGCTTGCGATGGAGCTTGAAGAGACGCGTCCGGATGTTTGCTTATCCGCGACACAGTACACTCTTCTTAATCACGACCGCGCATTAGAGCGCATGATGAAATCCGCCGAAGAGAAGGACGTCGACATTGTTGTGGGCAGTCCGTATAACTCTGGTGTATTACTTGGCGGCGATCATTACAATTATGCAAAAGCTGGTTCCGATATAATTAGTCGGGTTAATCAGCTAAAAGAGATTGGCCAGAAATATGATGTTCCATTAAAAGCGGCTGCGCTGCAGTTCTCAATTGCACATCCGGCGGTGAAATCCGTAATTCCTGGATCTACACGTCCGGATCGCATTAAAGAGGACCTGGAAATGATCCAGCGAGACATTCCGAAAGAGTTCTGGGAGGAGCTTGTAAACAGAGGCTTTGTTTCTGAACATGCGCCACTTCCGGTGCACTCCCGCTAA
- a CDS encoding LrgB family protein, whose amino-acid sequence MVLTIVSYIASLHLYRQHRRIYTTPVIISTLVVIVFLLLFQVPYETYMIGGKWIDRLLGPAVVALAYPLYQYRKVLKEMFVPIVTGTTVGAVVGIGSGLLLSKWAGFSNLIIHSIVPKSVTTPVAMSISESTGGVMPLTAVFVMIAGIGGMLIHPLVMRYSGLTHSVGRGVGMGSASHAIGTAASMERDALEGSISTVAMVLSSVIVSIVAPGLTLLLL is encoded by the coding sequence ATGGTACTCACCATTGTTTCGTACATCGCTTCTCTCCACCTTTACCGGCAACATCGCAGGATCTACACGACCCCAGTCATTATCTCGACTTTGGTAGTGATCGTATTCCTGCTGCTTTTTCAAGTTCCCTATGAAACCTACATGATAGGGGGCAAGTGGATCGATCGTCTCTTAGGTCCGGCCGTTGTGGCGCTTGCCTATCCGCTTTATCAGTATAGAAAGGTTTTGAAGGAGATGTTCGTCCCGATTGTTACGGGAACAACGGTCGGAGCGGTGGTTGGAATCGGTTCCGGCCTATTGCTTAGTAAATGGGCGGGGTTCAGCAATCTAATCATCCATTCCATTGTGCCAAAATCGGTCACAACGCCTGTGGCGATGTCGATCTCTGAATCGACCGGAGGGGTGATGCCGCTCACTGCGGTGTTTGTCATGATTGCAGGGATCGGCGGGATGTTGATTCACCCGCTTGTCATGCGCTACAGTGGCCTGACGCACAGCGTCGGCCGTGGCGTAGGGATGGGCAGTGCTTCCCACGCGATCGGTACAGCCGCTTCAATGGAACGGGACGCGCTGGAAGGATCGATCAGTACAGTTGCGATGGTCTTGAGTTCTGTGATCGTATCGATTGTGGCACCTGGACTGACCTTGTTGCTTTTGTAG
- a CDS encoding malate:quinone oxidoreductase, translating into MNSREMKTDVILIGAGIMSATLGSLLKELVPDWNIKVYEKLGKSGEESSNEWNNAGTGHAALCELNYTKEKPDGSIDLSKAIKINEQFQVSKQFWSYLVNNNKLSNPKEFIRPLPHMSLVHGKDNVNFLKKRFETMSNNPLFKEMEFSDDPEKLAEWLPLIMKDRKTKDPIAATKMDTGTDVNFGALTRKLFDNLENSSVEVNYNHSVEDIKRTEDGKWEVTVRDTVGEKLACETADFVFIGSGGGALHLLQKSGIPEGKGIGGFPVSGQFMVCNNPEVIEQHEAKVYGKAPVGAPPMSVPHLDTRYIDGKKSLLFGPFAGFSPKFLKEGSLMDLVNSVKPDNLLTMVGAGAKQMPLTKYLIQQVLQSKEQRMEAIREFIPDAKSEDWDLVVAGQRVQVIKDTEEGGKGTLQFGTEVVSAEDGSIAALLGASPGASTAVNVMLEVLENCFPQHIKEWESKLIDMIPSYGLSLMQNPQMIDEIKLSTAETLGLDQKEEKDTVYS; encoded by the coding sequence ATGAACAGCAGAGAAATGAAGACAGACGTGATCTTAATTGGCGCTGGAATCATGAGTGCGACTTTAGGGTCGCTTCTGAAAGAATTAGTACCGGACTGGAATATTAAAGTATATGAAAAGCTAGGAAAATCGGGAGAAGAAAGCTCTAACGAGTGGAACAATGCAGGAACAGGACATGCCGCGTTGTGCGAGCTGAACTACACGAAAGAAAAGCCTGACGGATCGATTGATTTAAGTAAAGCGATTAAAATTAATGAACAGTTTCAGGTGTCAAAGCAGTTCTGGTCTTATCTAGTCAATAACAACAAGCTGAGCAATCCGAAAGAGTTTATCAGACCCCTGCCTCATATGAGCCTCGTACACGGGAAAGACAATGTAAACTTTCTGAAGAAACGCTTTGAAACCATGTCGAACAATCCATTGTTCAAAGAGATGGAATTTTCGGATGACCCTGAAAAACTGGCGGAATGGCTTCCGTTGATTATGAAAGACCGCAAAACGAAGGATCCGATTGCGGCAACTAAAATGGATACGGGAACAGACGTGAACTTTGGAGCGTTAACCCGTAAGCTGTTTGACAATCTGGAAAATAGTAGTGTTGAAGTGAACTATAATCATAGTGTTGAAGATATTAAGCGCACCGAGGACGGAAAATGGGAAGTGACCGTTCGCGACACCGTTGGCGAAAAACTCGCATGCGAAACGGCAGACTTTGTGTTTATTGGTAGCGGTGGCGGAGCTTTACATTTACTGCAAAAATCCGGCATTCCAGAAGGAAAAGGAATTGGCGGCTTCCCTGTAAGCGGACAGTTTATGGTCTGCAATAACCCGGAAGTCATTGAACAGCATGAGGCGAAAGTGTACGGAAAAGCTCCTGTTGGCGCTCCGCCAATGTCTGTACCGCACCTTGATACAAGATATATTGATGGCAAGAAATCATTGCTATTCGGGCCGTTCGCCGGCTTCTCGCCTAAGTTCTTAAAAGAAGGTTCGTTGATGGATTTGGTGAACTCCGTCAAACCGGATAACCTCTTAACGATGGTAGGCGCAGGCGCAAAACAAATGCCACTCACGAAGTACTTGATTCAGCAAGTATTGCAATCGAAGGAACAACGTATGGAAGCGATCCGCGAATTTATACCGGACGCGAAAAGCGAAGATTGGGATTTAGTCGTTGCAGGTCAGCGCGTGCAAGTGATTAAAGATACAGAAGAAGGCGGAAAAGGAACGCTTCAGTTTGGTACGGAAGTTGTGAGTGCAGAGGATGGATCAATCGCTGCCTTGCTTGGGGCTTCACCAGGGGCTTCTACTGCCGTTAACGTGATGCTTGAAGTCTTGGAAAATTGCTTCCCGCAGCATATCAAAGAGTGGGAGTCTAAGTTGATTGATATGATTCCTTCTTATGGCTTGTCACTGATGCAGAATCCGCAGATGATTGATGAAATTAAATTGTCGACTGCAGAGACGCTAGGTCTAGATCAAAAGGAAGAAAAAGACACCGTCTATAGTTAA
- a CDS encoding 5-methyltetrahydropteroyltriglutamate--homocysteine S-methyltransferase, giving the protein MSSSTEVKRAPFKGDHVGSFLRPERLKEARAQRAKGEITAQELKKIEDEEIFKLVEKQKNAGLKAVTDGDFRRSWWHFDFLEGLDGVEGYDAEQGLQFDGVETKARGIKVTGKVGFTDHYMIEHFRFLNQIAGDAVAKLTIPSPNMLLFRAKIDEGVYDNQEDLVKDLVSAYQGFIERIYEEGCRYLQLDDTSWATFFSEEGRASVEEKGQNPDEVAELCARVVNESIAKRPEDLTVTMHICRGNFQSTFMTSGSYEAVSQTIFDGLKVDGLFLEFDDERSGGFEPLRHVNRPDLSIVLGLITSKFGELEDSDHVKNRILEASDFVPVSQLCLSPQCGFASTEEGNKITEDEQWEKIRHVVSIADEVWQ; this is encoded by the coding sequence ATGTCTAGTTCAACAGAAGTGAAGCGCGCACCATTCAAAGGAGATCACGTGGGGAGTTTCCTGCGACCGGAGCGCCTGAAAGAGGCCCGGGCGCAAAGAGCGAAAGGTGAAATTACCGCACAGGAATTGAAGAAAATCGAAGATGAAGAGATTTTTAAATTAGTAGAAAAGCAGAAGAATGCTGGATTAAAAGCCGTAACCGATGGCGACTTCCGCAGGAGCTGGTGGCATTTTGATTTTCTCGAAGGCCTGGATGGCGTTGAAGGCTATGATGCGGAGCAAGGATTGCAGTTTGATGGAGTAGAAACAAAAGCACGCGGCATTAAAGTGACGGGAAAAGTCGGGTTCACCGATCACTATATGATCGAGCATTTCCGCTTCCTGAACCAAATCGCAGGCGATGCGGTGGCGAAGCTGACGATTCCAAGTCCAAATATGCTTTTGTTTCGTGCCAAGATTGATGAGGGCGTCTATGACAATCAAGAAGACCTCGTCAAAGACCTGGTATCTGCCTATCAAGGCTTCATTGAAAGAATCTATGAGGAAGGATGCCGCTACTTGCAACTCGATGACACTTCATGGGCGACGTTCTTTTCTGAGGAAGGACGAGCGTCCGTTGAAGAGAAGGGACAAAACCCGGATGAAGTTGCTGAACTGTGTGCACGCGTGGTCAATGAATCGATTGCGAAACGACCGGAGGATCTGACGGTGACGATGCACATTTGCCGTGGGAACTTCCAGTCGACCTTCATGACGAGTGGCAGCTATGAAGCGGTATCGCAAACGATCTTTGACGGGCTTAAGGTCGATGGACTTTTCTTAGAATTCGATGATGAGCGTTCTGGCGGTTTTGAACCCCTTCGTCATGTGAACCGACCGGACCTTTCCATTGTGCTCGGATTGATCACATCGAAATTCGGCGAGCTTGAAGATTCGGATCACGTGAAGAACCGTATACTAGAAGCGTCCGATTTTGTACCGGTGAGTCAGCTATGCTTGAGTCCTCAGTGCGGATTTGCTTCAACCGAAGAGGGCAACAAGATTACAGAAGATGAGCAGTGGGAGAAAATCCGCCATGTCGTGAGTATTGCTGATGAGGTATGGCAGTAG
- a CDS encoding CidA/LrgA family protein, giving the protein MLHNGIIIPTQIALLYGIYLIGKGIQNLFDLFIPGSVIGMILLFILLSFKVVPEWLLQRGITFMIRHLPFFFIPATVGIISYAYVFKGKGMLLIGIGLLSTVLVMALAGLVTQWMVRRREEA; this is encoded by the coding sequence ATGTTGCATAACGGAATCATCATACCTACACAAATTGCCCTATTGTATGGAATCTATTTAATCGGCAAAGGGATACAGAATCTGTTCGACCTCTTCATTCCCGGCAGTGTCATCGGAATGATCTTATTGTTTATCTTACTCTCATTTAAGGTGGTTCCAGAATGGCTCTTGCAAAGAGGAATCACGTTCATGATCCGCCACTTGCCTTTCTTTTTCATTCCCGCGACGGTCGGGATCATCAGCTATGCGTATGTGTTTAAAGGCAAAGGCATGCTGCTCATTGGAATCGGTCTGTTGAGCACGGTGCTTGTGATGGCGTTGGCTGGACTGGTCACCCAGTGGATGGTCAGAAGGAGGGAAGAAGCATGA
- a CDS encoding sugar O-acetyltransferase → MIDGELYFPGDKELAKDRARARTLVRSFNDTSEVEEEKRESLLKELLGSTGEQIYAESTFRCDYGYNIHVGENFYANFDCTILDGGKVTIGKNCMIAPGVHIYTNTHPINAEERISEIEFTKPVTIGDNVWIGGRAVINPGVTIGDNTVIASGAVVVKDVPDNVVVGGKPAKIIKQLD, encoded by the coding sequence ATGATAGACGGAGAATTGTATTTTCCAGGTGATAAAGAATTAGCAAAAGACCGGGCGAGAGCAAGGACTTTGGTTCGCTCTTTTAATGACACGAGCGAAGTAGAAGAAGAAAAGAGAGAATCTTTATTAAAGGAATTACTAGGATCGACTGGAGAACAAATCTATGCGGAATCAACGTTCCGGTGCGACTATGGCTATAACATTCATGTCGGAGAGAACTTCTATGCGAACTTCGACTGTACCATCCTAGATGGAGGGAAAGTGACGATCGGGAAGAATTGCATGATCGCTCCCGGCGTACATATCTATACGAATACTCACCCCATCAATGCAGAAGAAAGAATCTCAGAAATTGAATTTACAAAACCGGTAACGATTGGTGATAACGTTTGGATCGGGGGAAGAGCAGTGATCAATCCGGGGGTGACTATTGGCGACAATACGGTCATCGCATCCGGAGCTGTTGTCGTAAAAGACGTACCAGATAACGTAGTGGTCGGAGGAAAACCAGCTAAGATCATCAAACAGTTGGATTAA